In Pseudonocardia sp. C8, one genomic interval encodes:
- a CDS encoding M23 family metallopeptidase — protein sequence MFRKPTYQFGRGHRGADLAGVPGQAVLAAREGVVVFAGPVAGRGVVSVDHPDGLRSTYEPVTATVAAGARVAAGDPLGVLEAGHRGCPVAACLHWGVRRDRLDHLDPLVLLRPPRVRLLPWEGAPP from the coding sequence ATGTTCCGGAAGCCGACGTACCAGTTCGGCCGCGGGCATCGCGGCGCAGACCTCGCCGGTGTCCCCGGGCAAGCGGTGCTGGCCGCCCGGGAGGGCGTGGTCGTGTTCGCCGGTCCGGTCGCCGGCCGCGGCGTGGTGTCGGTGGACCACCCCGACGGGCTGCGCAGCACCTACGAACCGGTGACGGCGACCGTCGCCGCCGGGGCACGGGTCGCGGCGGGAGATCCGCTCGGGGTGCTGGAGGCGGGGCACCGCGGGTGCCCGGTCGCTGCCTGCCTGCACTGGGGTGTCCGGCGGGACCGGCTCGACCACCTCGATCCGCTGGTGCTCCTGCGCCCGCCCCGGGTCCGGCTGCTGCCGTGGGAGGGCGCTCCGCCCTGA
- a CDS encoding class I SAM-dependent methyltransferase, with protein MRRTFAGFGGQRKPGPAIPSPNIWHWPDVYEIENRAQDADGALWAALREETGGWAGLDVVDVGCGDGFHLPRFAEDAATVAGVEPHPPLVERARQRCAGDPRIRVHTAGAEALPLPDASADVVHARTAYFFGPGCEPGLAEADRVLRPGGVLAVVDLDFASRPYGTWLRADLPRYDPPAVDRFFAGQGFALRRVVATWRFATRADLEDVLRIEFSARTARAAIDDVPGLTIRVGYRVHTRRRPTGVILP; from the coding sequence GTGAGGCGCACCTTCGCCGGGTTCGGGGGCCAGCGGAAACCCGGCCCCGCGATCCCCAGCCCGAACATCTGGCACTGGCCGGACGTCTACGAGATCGAGAACCGCGCGCAGGACGCCGACGGCGCGCTCTGGGCGGCGCTGCGCGAGGAGACCGGGGGCTGGGCCGGGCTCGACGTCGTCGACGTCGGCTGCGGCGACGGGTTCCACCTGCCGCGGTTCGCCGAGGACGCGGCCACGGTCGCCGGCGTGGAACCGCACCCGCCGCTGGTGGAGCGGGCCCGGCAGCGCTGCGCCGGGGACCCCCGGATCCGGGTGCACACCGCCGGCGCCGAGGCGCTCCCGCTGCCGGACGCGAGCGCCGACGTCGTCCACGCCCGCACCGCCTACTTCTTCGGTCCCGGCTGCGAGCCCGGTCTCGCCGAGGCCGACCGGGTGCTGCGGCCCGGCGGGGTGCTCGCCGTCGTCGACCTGGACTTCGCATCCCGGCCGTACGGCACCTGGCTGCGTGCGGACCTGCCGCGCTACGACCCGCCGGCGGTCGACCGGTTCTTCGCGGGCCAGGGGTTCGCGCTGCGCCGGGTCGTGGCCACCTGGCGGTTCGCCACCCGTGCGGACCTGGAGGACGTCCTGCGCATCGAGTTCTCGGCGCGCACCGCCCGCGCCGCGATCGACGACGTGCCCGGCCTGACGATCCGGGTCGGCTACCGGGTGCACACCCGCCGCCGCCCCACCGGCGTGATCCTGCCCTGA
- the tsf gene encoding translation elongation factor Ts, which translates to MANYTAADVKRLRELTGSGMMDCKKALEESEGDFDKAVELLRIKGAKDVGKRAERATANGLVVAEGGTLVELDCETDFVAKSDDFIALAEKILAVAVEQRPADLAALTEVKLDDKTVGEAVQELSARIGEKFELKRYAQVDGQTAVYLHKRSTDLPPQIGVVLSYEGGDDEAARGLAMHIAAARPQYTTREQVPAEVVENEKRIAEATAREEGKPEQVLPRIVEGRVNGFYKDVVLLEQASVQDSKKTVKAVADEAGVTVKDFVRFEVGQN; encoded by the coding sequence ATGGCGAACTACACCGCCGCCGACGTCAAGCGGCTCCGTGAGCTCACCGGCTCCGGGATGATGGACTGCAAGAAGGCCCTGGAGGAGTCGGAGGGCGACTTCGACAAGGCCGTCGAGCTCCTCCGCATCAAGGGTGCGAAGGACGTCGGCAAGCGTGCCGAGCGCGCCACCGCGAACGGCCTGGTCGTCGCCGAGGGCGGCACCCTGGTCGAGCTGGACTGCGAGACCGACTTCGTCGCCAAGTCCGACGACTTCATCGCGCTGGCCGAGAAGATCCTCGCGGTCGCCGTCGAGCAGCGCCCGGCCGACCTGGCCGCGCTGACCGAGGTCAAGCTGGACGACAAGACCGTCGGCGAGGCCGTCCAGGAGCTGTCCGCCCGCATCGGCGAGAAGTTCGAGCTGAAGCGTTACGCCCAGGTCGACGGCCAGACCGCCGTCTACCTGCACAAGCGTTCCACCGACCTGCCCCCGCAGATCGGCGTCGTGCTGTCCTACGAGGGCGGCGACGACGAGGCGGCCCGCGGCCTGGCGATGCACATCGCCGCCGCCCGCCCGCAGTACACCACCCGCGAGCAGGTCCCGGCGGAGGTCGTCGAGAACGAGAAGCGCATCGCCGAGGCCACCGCCCGCGAGGAGGGCAAGCCCGAGCAGGTGCTCCCGCGCATCGTCGAGGGCCGGGTCAACGGGTTCTACAAGGACGTCGTGCTGCTCGAGCAGGCCTCCGTGCAGGACAGCAAGAAGACCGTGAAGGCCGTCGCCGACGAGGCCGGCGTGACCGTCAAGGACTTCGTCCGCTTCGAGGTCGGCCAGAACTGA
- the rpsB gene encoding 30S ribosomal protein S2 produces the protein MAVVTMKQLLDSGVHFGHQTRRWNPKMKRYILTERNGIYIIDLQQTLSYIDRAYEFVRETVAHGGTIMFVGTKKQAQEVIAEEAARVNMPYVNQRWLGGMLTNFQTVHKRLQRLKELEAMEQNGGFEGRTKREILTLTREKDKLEKTLGGIRDMSKVPSAVWIVDTKKEHIAVGEARKLNIPVVSILDTNCDPDEVDYPIPGNDDAIRSAALLTKVIAKAAADGLVSRGQRRGEGEAASEQPLAEWEQDVLAGNEVGTDGASLSAAGGDGASAATAPASTSNGAQN, from the coding sequence ATGGCCGTCGTCACCATGAAGCAGCTGCTCGACAGCGGCGTGCACTTCGGGCACCAGACCCGCCGCTGGAACCCGAAGATGAAGCGCTACATCCTCACCGAGCGCAACGGCATCTACATCATCGACCTGCAGCAGACGCTGTCGTACATCGACCGCGCCTACGAGTTCGTGCGCGAGACCGTCGCGCACGGCGGGACGATCATGTTCGTCGGCACCAAGAAGCAGGCCCAGGAGGTCATCGCCGAGGAGGCGGCCCGGGTCAACATGCCGTACGTCAACCAGCGCTGGCTGGGCGGCATGCTCACCAACTTCCAGACCGTGCACAAGCGGCTGCAGCGCCTCAAGGAGCTCGAGGCGATGGAGCAGAACGGCGGCTTCGAGGGGCGCACCAAGCGCGAGATCCTCACGCTGACCCGCGAGAAGGACAAGCTCGAGAAGACCCTCGGCGGCATCCGGGACATGTCCAAGGTCCCGTCCGCGGTCTGGATCGTGGACACCAAGAAGGAGCACATCGCCGTCGGCGAGGCCCGGAAGCTCAACATCCCGGTCGTCTCCATCCTGGACACCAACTGCGACCCGGACGAGGTCGACTACCCGATCCCGGGCAACGACGACGCGATCCGCTCGGCCGCCCTGCTGACCAAGGTCATCGCCAAGGCCGCCGCCGACGGCCTGGTCTCCCGCGGCCAGCGCCGTGGCGAGGGCGAGGCCGCGTCCGAGCAGCCGCTCGCCGAGTGGGAGCAGGACGTGCTGGCCGGCAACGAGGTCGGCACGGACGGCGCCAGCCTGTCCGCCGCCGGTGGTGACGGCGCGAGCGCCGCGACCGCCCCGGCCTCGACCAGCAACGGCGCCCAGAACTGA
- a CDS encoding FliA/WhiG family RNA polymerase sigma factor, which yields MIRPTLGREAPRPAPTLSEPFPGNLATAPDRVERGRTSPPCTAAAAFPEVLTGAPVPARTAAVRRTIARTRIAAARMALVPVPDRSACDTPGAGRNHLIETVEPDAAPLWREFLDGRGTDSRRRLVEHHTPLVRGVGAKLAVRLPSSIELSDLMQAGMFGLMEAVDRFDPARGVRFEGYAAARIRGAMLDELRSQDWVPRTVRARNREVERARDAVQSRTGRPASERELAGELGIGVRELRQTLRPVHLVSVEDLGEATVQGATGLAGFGADDSGDPVLVAARRETGDELRAAIAQLGERDRTVLRLYYLENHTLAEIGALLGVTESRVCQLHARMITRLRGRMEPALAG from the coding sequence ATGATCAGGCCCACCCTCGGGCGTGAGGCGCCCCGCCCGGCGCCCACCCTGTCCGAACCGTTTCCGGGCAACCTGGCCACGGCCCCCGACCGGGTCGAACGTGGCCGGACGTCCCCGCCGTGCACGGCGGCCGCGGCGTTCCCCGAGGTCCTGACCGGGGCTCCGGTGCCGGCCCGGACCGCCGCCGTCCGCCGGACGATCGCCCGGACCAGGATCGCGGCCGCACGGATGGCCCTGGTCCCGGTGCCCGATCGGTCCGCGTGCGACACGCCCGGAGCGGGCCGGAACCACCTCATCGAGACCGTCGAGCCGGACGCCGCACCGCTGTGGCGGGAGTTCCTCGACGGCCGCGGCACCGATTCCCGGCGCCGCCTCGTCGAGCATCACACCCCGCTGGTCCGCGGGGTCGGCGCGAAGCTCGCGGTGCGGCTTCCGTCGTCGATCGAGCTGTCGGACCTGATGCAGGCCGGCATGTTCGGGCTGATGGAGGCCGTCGACCGATTCGACCCCGCCCGGGGCGTCCGGTTCGAGGGCTACGCGGCGGCGCGGATCCGCGGGGCGATGCTCGACGAACTGCGGTCCCAGGACTGGGTGCCCCGGACGGTCCGGGCCCGGAACCGGGAAGTCGAACGCGCACGCGACGCCGTGCAGTCCCGGACGGGCCGACCCGCCTCCGAGCGGGAGCTCGCCGGCGAGCTCGGCATCGGCGTCCGCGAGCTGCGTCAGACGCTCCGGCCCGTGCACCTGGTGAGCGTGGAGGACCTGGGCGAGGCGACGGTGCAGGGCGCGACCGGGCTGGCCGGATTCGGCGCCGACGACTCCGGTGACCCCGTCCTCGTCGCGGCCCGGCGGGAGACCGGGGACGAGCTCCGGGCGGCCATCGCGCAGCTCGGTGAGCGGGACCGGACGGTGCTGCGGCTCTACTACCTCGAGAACCACACGCTCGCCGAGATCGGTGCCCTCCTCGGGGTGACCGAGTCCCGGGTCTGCCAGCTGCACGCCCGGATGATCACGCGGCTGCGCGGCCGGATGGAGCCGGCGCTGGCCGGTTGA
- the frr gene encoding ribosome recycling factor has translation MIEETLFDVEEKMEKAVAVARDDLASVRTGRATPNMFSRIVVDYYGSATPLNQLASVSIPEARMAVIKPYDASQLKAMEKAIAESDLGVNPSNDGQIIRVIIPALSEERRRDMVKVARSKGEDARVVVRGLRRKAMDELHRIQRDGEAGEDEVGRAEKELQNVTDRYVAQIDELVKNKESELLEV, from the coding sequence GTGATCGAGGAAACCCTCTTCGACGTCGAGGAGAAGATGGAGAAGGCCGTCGCCGTCGCGCGGGACGACCTGGCGTCGGTGCGCACCGGCCGGGCCACGCCGAACATGTTCTCCCGGATCGTCGTCGACTACTACGGTTCCGCGACCCCGCTGAACCAGCTCGCGTCCGTCTCCATCCCGGAGGCGCGGATGGCGGTCATCAAGCCGTACGACGCCAGCCAGCTCAAGGCGATGGAGAAGGCGATCGCCGAGTCCGACCTCGGCGTGAACCCCAGCAACGACGGCCAGATCATCCGCGTCATCATTCCCGCGCTGTCCGAGGAACGCCGCCGGGACATGGTCAAGGTCGCCCGCAGCAAGGGCGAGGACGCCCGCGTCGTCGTGCGCGGCCTGCGCCGCAAGGCGATGGACGAGCTGCACCGCATCCAGCGCGACGGCGAGGCCGGCGAGGACGAGGTCGGGCGGGCCGAGAAGGAGCTGCAGAACGTCACCGACCGCTACGTCGCCCAGATCGACGAGCTGGTGAAGAACAAGGAATCCGAGCTCCTCGAGGTCTGA
- a CDS encoding phosphatidate cytidylyltransferase codes for MTSSSDAAVPVTPDLPPPGPAGDPATSDDGTQASRPSKRARLGRNLAAAIAVGVGLGAIILVSLLIVPEWFVLVLAAVTAIGTWELAGALRRGADIRVALPVLLLGGQAVVWLSWPFGLRGAAIALAATVLGCLLWRMREGAAHFVRDIGASLFVAGYVPLLVAFAVQLTVAPQGVGRVLTFLICVVASDVGGYAAGVVAGRHPMAPTISPKKSWEGFLGSQLAGMLAGALCVALLLGIPWYWGVLVGALLVATATLGDLVESLVKRDLGIKDMGTLLPGHGGLMDRLDSLLPAAFVAWAVLGLLVPVG; via the coding sequence GTGACCTCCTCCTCCGACGCCGCCGTTCCCGTGACGCCCGACCTCCCTCCACCGGGGCCGGCCGGAGATCCGGCGACGTCGGACGACGGCACGCAGGCGTCCCGGCCGTCGAAACGTGCCCGGCTGGGGCGCAACCTGGCCGCGGCCATCGCCGTCGGCGTCGGGCTCGGCGCGATCATCCTCGTCAGCCTTCTGATCGTGCCCGAATGGTTCGTGCTGGTCCTCGCCGCGGTCACGGCGATCGGGACCTGGGAGCTCGCCGGTGCGCTGCGCCGCGGCGCCGACATCCGGGTCGCGCTGCCGGTGCTGCTGCTCGGCGGGCAGGCCGTCGTCTGGCTGTCGTGGCCGTTCGGGCTGCGGGGCGCGGCGATCGCGCTCGCCGCGACCGTCCTCGGCTGCCTGCTGTGGCGGATGCGTGAGGGTGCCGCCCACTTCGTGCGCGACATCGGTGCGTCCCTGTTCGTCGCCGGCTACGTCCCGCTGCTGGTCGCGTTCGCCGTCCAGCTGACGGTCGCGCCGCAGGGTGTGGGCCGCGTCCTCACGTTCCTGATCTGCGTGGTCGCCTCGGACGTCGGCGGGTACGCGGCCGGGGTGGTCGCGGGCCGGCACCCGATGGCCCCCACGATCAGCCCGAAGAAGTCCTGGGAGGGCTTCCTGGGCTCGCAGCTCGCCGGGATGCTCGCCGGCGCGCTGTGCGTGGCGCTGCTGCTCGGCATCCCCTGGTACTGGGGGGTGCTGGTCGGTGCGCTGCTCGTCGCCACCGCCACGCTCGGCGACCTGGTCGAGTCGCTGGTCAAACGCGATCTCGGCATCAAGGACATGGGCACGCTGCTTCCCGGGCACGGCGGCCTGATGGACCGGCTCGACTCGCTGCTGCCGGCCGCGTTCGTCGCCTGGGCGGTGCTCGGGCTCCTCGTCCCGGTCGGGTGA